A portion of the Candidatus Eremiobacteraceae bacterium genome contains these proteins:
- a CDS encoding diguanylate cyclase produces the protein MSPNTKNISNSGSPARLALFSATARLLAKDLSLDDMFKQAASLLDDAFDTASIEISLSGGAPRRFHYGVKAEFELGATVSLPLQFHESDIGTLRIVRKTVQAFSAAEIECLETFALSIAARLNEATITSEKDHYASLAGIDPLTGIPSRREFNARFEAEWSRGVRQGGLLSAMMIDVDFFKQYNDHHGHIAGDACLHMIAQILTQCTARPGDTVARYGGEEFAIILPQTDNAGAVALAEKMRSAVAAQRIAHDGAVLEVVTVSIGVATQTPLQSTTSSELLEIADIALYSAKQAGRNTVVGDRYRTDAAQTGKPPIQSNLPPKLTSFFGRAAELDAIEYLSAQTRSITITGIAGIGKTRVALQTANKDLHKYPDGVWFIDLARITDAALVVGSVMYVLGLSEEQGKQPVATLVERIGSRRMLIVLDNCQRLIEECAALTESLLRKCPNVSVIATCRKPLGIAGEIAYRIPALAFHDAADLFVARATAINPDCDFKAEDRGLVERIVARLAGVPMAIELAAARIKVMTFNELETRLLERFPVLLPGGDIASSREHILPALVDWSYIILDDEEKRLLRRLAVFPGDFTIDASAHVCIEREDERRAELEVLSRLVDKAFLLDEKRGDSRYDMFETVRDYCRRMMKERNEISDLQNRHANYYLELATRIELNRNDSSTANWKKDVETELHNFRSALEWSVLGDGDLVVGTSLAVELATWWAETSHFSEGRYWLDHIIWRTNDGKMATDLHTRLFAAAGLIGSRQAGASTNGHPLNGHPMNGNALNGHAAIDHATEPQGAT, from the coding sequence ATGTCCCCGAATACGAAGAATATCTCCAATTCCGGGTCGCCTGCCCGACTCGCACTGTTCAGCGCCACAGCCCGCTTGCTGGCAAAAGATCTGTCGCTCGATGATATGTTCAAACAAGCCGCATCGCTATTGGACGACGCCTTCGATACGGCATCGATCGAGATCTCGCTCTCCGGCGGCGCGCCGCGAAGATTCCACTACGGCGTCAAAGCCGAATTCGAACTAGGCGCGACCGTAAGTCTGCCACTTCAATTTCACGAAAGCGACATAGGCACGCTCCGTATCGTACGAAAAACCGTGCAGGCATTCTCAGCCGCAGAAATCGAGTGCCTCGAGACGTTCGCGCTATCCATTGCGGCTCGCCTAAACGAGGCGACGATCACCTCTGAGAAAGATCACTATGCGTCGCTCGCGGGCATCGACCCGCTGACCGGAATCCCGAGTCGCCGAGAGTTCAACGCGCGGTTCGAAGCGGAGTGGTCACGCGGGGTGCGACAAGGCGGCTTGCTTTCGGCGATGATGATCGACGTAGATTTCTTCAAACAGTATAACGATCACCACGGGCATATCGCAGGCGACGCTTGCCTGCATATGATCGCGCAGATATTGACGCAGTGCACCGCGCGACCTGGCGACACGGTCGCGCGCTACGGTGGCGAGGAGTTCGCCATCATATTGCCTCAGACAGACAATGCCGGAGCGGTCGCGCTCGCCGAAAAGATGCGGTCTGCCGTAGCAGCGCAAAGGATCGCTCATGACGGTGCGGTGCTTGAAGTGGTCACGGTGAGCATCGGCGTGGCGACACAGACCCCGCTGCAATCAACCACTTCGTCGGAATTGCTCGAAATAGCAGACATCGCGCTCTACTCGGCAAAGCAGGCGGGTCGCAATACGGTTGTCGGCGATCGCTATCGAACGGACGCGGCTCAAACAGGCAAGCCCCCGATCCAATCGAATCTACCCCCGAAGCTCACGAGTTTCTTCGGCAGAGCCGCGGAACTCGACGCCATCGAATACCTTTCCGCTCAGACACGGTCGATTACGATCACCGGCATCGCCGGAATCGGCAAGACGCGCGTGGCGCTGCAAACCGCCAACAAGGACTTGCACAAATATCCCGACGGCGTGTGGTTCATCGACCTTGCGAGAATCACGGACGCCGCTCTGGTCGTCGGCAGCGTCATGTATGTGCTCGGACTCAGCGAAGAACAAGGAAAGCAGCCGGTGGCGACGCTGGTCGAACGCATCGGCAGCCGGCGGATGCTTATTGTGCTCGACAACTGCCAACGTTTGATCGAGGAATGCGCAGCGTTGACCGAGTCACTTCTGCGCAAATGTCCAAATGTCTCAGTCATCGCCACCTGCAGGAAACCCCTCGGCATCGCGGGCGAGATCGCGTACAGAATCCCGGCATTGGCGTTTCACGATGCGGCGGATCTTTTCGTCGCACGCGCGACGGCGATCAACCCCGATTGCGATTTCAAGGCCGAAGACCGGGGATTGGTCGAACGCATCGTGGCTCGGCTTGCGGGCGTTCCCATGGCCATCGAATTGGCCGCAGCCCGCATCAAAGTGATGACGTTCAACGAGCTCGAGACTCGGCTATTGGAACGCTTTCCGGTGCTGCTCCCGGGCGGCGACATCGCCTCATCGCGCGAACATATCTTGCCGGCATTGGTCGATTGGAGTTACATCATCCTCGACGACGAAGAGAAGCGCTTGCTGCGCCGGCTCGCAGTGTTTCCCGGCGACTTCACGATCGATGCATCCGCGCACGTCTGCATCGAGCGAGAAGACGAACGACGCGCGGAGCTTGAAGTTCTTTCACGTCTCGTGGACAAGGCTTTCTTGCTCGACGAGAAGCGCGGCGATTCTCGATACGACATGTTCGAAACGGTTCGCGACTATTGCCGTCGGATGATGAAAGAGCGCAACGAAATAAGCGATTTGCAGAATCGTCACGCGAATTACTATCTTGAACTAGCGACGCGTATCGAACTCAACCGGAACGACTCGTCAACCGCGAACTGGAAAAAAGACGTGGAGACGGAGCTACATAATTTCCGCTCGGCGCTTGAGTGGTCCGTTCTTGGCGACGGAGATCTCGTCGTCGGCACGTCGCTCGCCGTCGAACTAGCGACGTGGTGGGCCGAAACAAGCCATTTCAGTGAAGGACGTTATTGGCTCGACCACATCATCTGGCGGACGAACGACGGGAAGATGGCCACCGATCTGCACACGCGACTCTTCGCTGCGGCAGGCCTTATCGGCAGCCGCCAGGCGGGCGCCTCGACAAACGGCCATCCACTGAACGGCCATCCAATGAACGGCAATGCGCTAAACGGCCATGCGGCAATCGATCACGCGACTGAACCGCAAGGCGCAACATAG
- a CDS encoding zinc-dependent metalloprotease, which produces MKSIASIVAFAAILGLAIPANAEGQSSLGEYDSFTQSAQAQHGLFTVWRKDDHVYLELTPAQLDHDFIETIVPGTGAGGWFIVWGNTDHLPAMLVRFERIGDKVAITWPNTSFAAQNGSPAALAIARNFPQSVEGVGQITATDAKTGDVIFDASPLLQDELDFNNIINPSLNVADTPKEYRLDDSRTFFGPTKSFPNNVLIEADQTWATSAAHVLDTAPDARSVQIRVEYNFAEPPGDVDYTPRYADDRVGIYDDIYLQFDRDQQQERQLRYLIRWNMQPSDPSKRISPAKHPMIMYISNTIPVRYRASIKGAVLAWNAAFERIGISDALQVRDQPSDPNWDPDDIRYNVIRWVPEWQPSFGADSQTLYDPRTGQEFRTGILLSADSVGLANWIDNIDPVGHGGAGQSPASEEDAFVQQDRAFGAAALEVMNPLWGDRLPDWYVDDAMRSTVLHEMGHNMGMQHNFIGSEAYTAKDLQSLDFTRRYGTTSSVMEYAPLNIWPKGYGQGMYFADALGPYDYYAIRFGYAPIPGATTPDAEWPTLERWAQGWSDPKYRYASDEDVSWGDGHAADPRAQTGDLTNDSLSWCAVRFGLVHSLVSTLDSRLPRTGQPYQFERNAFQAFFRQDAALARIGENFIGGQYLSRAHRGDPGAAAPIVPVPRAEQERALALLDRFVFSPDAWNYSPVLLSHLGYSEWSGYGYVGWTGYGNLPFWAYNPPAQHDVSIVEAIGGLQQNTIDAMFKPAVLSRIERNPLESPSGPTLTLADLFDHLQATVYGDLSKGSLRDIPLLQRNLQERYAQTLATVATAPAEGTPFEAQALAREHLAALGHNVDLSLRGTSLDAATRAHLDALRARVAKALK; this is translated from the coding sequence ATGAAGAGCATCGCGTCAATCGTCGCGTTCGCAGCAATTTTAGGTCTTGCCATTCCAGCCAATGCCGAAGGTCAGAGCTCGCTCGGCGAGTACGACTCGTTCACCCAATCGGCGCAAGCGCAGCACGGGCTGTTCACCGTTTGGCGCAAGGACGATCACGTCTACCTCGAGCTGACGCCGGCGCAGCTCGATCATGATTTCATCGAGACCATCGTACCGGGCACCGGCGCGGGCGGCTGGTTCATCGTGTGGGGCAACACCGATCATCTGCCGGCGATGCTCGTGCGCTTCGAGCGCATCGGCGACAAGGTGGCGATCACGTGGCCCAACACCAGCTTCGCCGCCCAAAACGGGTCGCCGGCGGCGCTGGCCATCGCACGAAACTTCCCGCAGTCTGTCGAGGGCGTGGGCCAAATCACCGCGACCGACGCCAAGACGGGCGACGTCATCTTCGATGCGTCGCCGCTGCTTCAAGACGAATTGGATTTCAACAACATCATCAACCCGTCGTTGAACGTCGCGGACACGCCGAAGGAATATCGCCTCGATGACAGCCGCACGTTCTTCGGGCCGACCAAGTCGTTCCCCAACAACGTGCTGATCGAAGCCGATCAGACTTGGGCGACGTCGGCGGCCCACGTGCTCGACACCGCGCCGGACGCGCGCAGCGTGCAGATCCGCGTCGAGTATAATTTTGCCGAGCCGCCCGGCGACGTGGACTACACGCCCCGCTACGCAGACGATCGCGTGGGCATATACGATGACATCTATCTGCAGTTCGACCGCGACCAGCAGCAAGAGCGCCAGTTGCGCTACCTCATCCGCTGGAACATGCAGCCGTCCGATCCGTCCAAGCGGATCTCGCCGGCCAAGCATCCCATGATCATGTACATCAGCAACACTATTCCCGTGCGCTATCGCGCTTCCATCAAAGGCGCCGTCCTCGCGTGGAACGCCGCGTTCGAGCGCATCGGCATCAGCGACGCGCTGCAAGTGCGCGATCAACCGAGCGACCCGAATTGGGATCCCGACGACATCCGCTACAATGTCATCCGCTGGGTCCCCGAATGGCAGCCGTCGTTCGGCGCGGATTCGCAAACCTTGTACGATCCGCGCACCGGACAAGAGTTTCGCACGGGCATTCTCTTGAGCGCCGATTCTGTGGGCTTAGCGAATTGGATCGACAACATAGATCCCGTGGGTCACGGCGGCGCCGGCCAGAGTCCGGCGTCTGAAGAAGATGCATTCGTCCAGCAGGACCGCGCATTCGGCGCGGCGGCGCTGGAGGTGATGAATCCACTGTGGGGCGACCGCCTTCCAGACTGGTACGTCGACGATGCGATGCGCTCGACCGTGCTGCACGAGATGGGGCACAACATGGGCATGCAGCACAACTTCATCGGCTCGGAAGCGTACACGGCCAAGGATCTGCAAAGCCTCGACTTCACGCGACGTTATGGCACGACGTCTTCCGTCATGGAATACGCCCCGCTCAACATCTGGCCGAAGGGCTACGGTCAAGGGATGTACTTCGCCGACGCGCTCGGCCCATACGATTACTACGCCATACGATTCGGATACGCGCCCATTCCCGGCGCCACCACGCCCGACGCCGAATGGCCAACTCTCGAACGTTGGGCGCAAGGCTGGTCGGACCCGAAGTACCGCTATGCGTCGGACGAGGACGTCTCATGGGGCGACGGACACGCCGCGGATCCGCGCGCGCAGACCGGCGATCTCACCAACGACTCGTTGAGCTGGTGCGCGGTGCGCTTCGGACTCGTCCACTCGCTGGTCAGCACGCTCGACAGCCGGCTCCCGCGTACGGGGCAGCCGTATCAGTTCGAGCGCAACGCATTCCAAGCGTTTTTCCGCCAAGATGCCGCGCTCGCGCGCATCGGCGAGAACTTCATCGGCGGCCAGTACCTTTCGCGCGCGCACCGCGGTGACCCGGGCGCCGCCGCGCCCATCGTGCCCGTGCCGCGCGCCGAGCAAGAACGCGCGCTCGCGCTCCTCGACCGGTTTGTGTTCTCACCCGACGCCTGGAACTACTCGCCTGTGCTGCTCAGCCACCTTGGCTATTCCGAATGGTCGGGATACGGCTATGTAGGCTGGACGGGCTACGGCAACTTGCCGTTTTGGGCATACAACCCGCCGGCCCAACACGACGTCTCCATCGTCGAAGCGATCGGCGGCCTTCAACAGAACACGATCGATGCGATGTTCAAGCCGGCCGTGCTTTCGCGGATCGAGCGTAATCCGCTCGAATCGCCCAGCGGTCCGACGCTCACGCTTGCCGATCTTTTCGACCATCTGCAGGCCACCGTGTACGGCGATCTTTCGAAGGGTTCGTTGCGCGATATCCCATTGCTGCAGCGGAACCTGCAGGAGCGTTATGCGCAAACGTTGGCCACCGTCGCCACGGCGCCCGCAGAGGGGACGCCGTTCGAGGCGCAAGCGTTGGCGCGCGAGCACCTTGCCGCGCTCGGCCACAACGTGGATTTAAGTCTTCGCGGGACCAGCCTCGACGCGGCCACGCGAGCGCATCTTGACGCGTTGCGCGCGCGGGTCGCTAAAGCGCTTAAGTAG
- the pbpC gene encoding penicillin-binding protein 1C has product MRTFLVGLTSRPLSPLWRAVAAAVFACIAIRLSAYLAPIRAADLHATSAAIDFSDRNGLPLGTLLSRDQEHTAFVSLAQVSPYFLHAIIAAEDGRYYHHGPVDAAAVARATWQMIETRRVVSGASTIPMQLARMLSAGHIGISGKLLEVWGAWRIAAGMDREQILEAYVNRLPMGGNIYGVEAASRTYFGIPAAKLDLAQASLLAALPNDPTGLNPYGHLSALRSRQRYVLARMVADGYITTAQENTAGDESVALQPRDEGIVAGAHFLFYTAGTLPPGTTRARTTLDRPLQEFVETQIRQTLAGLAGHDVSQAAVLVVDNRTGDVLAYAGSADYFDDLALGRNDGVQSLRQPGSTLKPFLYQDALESHVIRPNTILQDTQAYYAIPGGQLYSPSDYSETYLGPVRVRVALADSLNVPAVRVLSLTGVGTFLDRLRALGFVHLDKPAEFYGLGLTLGSGEVSLWELTHAYLTAARSGDEIPLRVLLAGAGDASPHGSAVAAGRQIGDPAAWQLITDMLADPHARAASFGVDSMLAPPFPAAVKTGTSSDYRDTWTVGYTTDYTVGVWAGNFDGRPMRRVSGVVGAAPLWNRIMLHLHESRDPAPFALPATLVREPICATTGNVPGPNCPAVVSEYLYPQDLTGYFRTAMPPARSIGTAATIASKPVAMHIPRVRIVFPREGDEFVLHATNAGVEIGDAQALELQAAAAPNSYVRWRVNGKPIAALTANGLRAIWKLRDGAWTVEASDGSAADQVHIYVRRTVAQPLPTGFSLPGRST; this is encoded by the coding sequence GTGCGCACATTCCTCGTCGGTCTCACCTCGCGGCCCCTCAGCCCGCTTTGGCGGGCGGTGGCTGCGGCCGTGTTCGCGTGCATCGCGATCCGGCTCTCGGCCTACCTGGCACCCATCCGCGCCGCCGACCTTCATGCGACGTCGGCGGCCATAGATTTTTCCGATCGCAATGGTTTGCCGCTCGGCACGTTGTTATCGCGCGACCAAGAGCATACCGCGTTCGTGTCGCTCGCGCAAGTGTCGCCTTATTTTTTGCACGCGATCATCGCCGCCGAGGATGGCCGCTACTACCATCATGGGCCCGTCGATGCGGCCGCGGTCGCACGCGCGACCTGGCAGATGATCGAAACGCGCCGGGTGGTGAGCGGCGCGTCGACGATCCCAATGCAGCTCGCGCGGATGTTGTCGGCCGGCCATATTGGCATCTCCGGCAAGCTGCTCGAGGTATGGGGTGCTTGGCGCATCGCCGCCGGCATGGATCGCGAGCAGATCCTCGAGGCATATGTCAACCGGTTGCCCATGGGCGGCAACATCTATGGCGTCGAAGCGGCCTCGCGGACGTACTTCGGCATTCCCGCGGCAAAGCTCGACCTTGCACAAGCAAGTCTGCTCGCGGCGCTTCCGAACGATCCGACCGGCTTGAATCCGTACGGCCATCTGTCCGCGCTGCGAAGCCGTCAGCGATACGTGCTGGCGCGGATGGTAGCCGATGGCTACATCACGACCGCGCAAGAAAACACCGCGGGCGACGAATCGGTGGCGTTGCAGCCGCGCGATGAAGGCATCGTCGCCGGCGCGCATTTCCTCTTCTATACGGCGGGGACGCTGCCGCCTGGGACCACGCGCGCCCGAACTACGCTCGATCGTCCGCTGCAGGAGTTCGTCGAGACGCAGATACGCCAGACGTTAGCCGGACTTGCCGGCCACGATGTCAGCCAAGCGGCCGTGCTGGTGGTGGACAATCGGACGGGCGACGTCCTCGCGTACGCCGGCTCGGCCGACTACTTCGACGATCTCGCGCTCGGCCGCAACGACGGCGTGCAAAGTCTGCGCCAACCCGGTTCGACGTTGAAGCCGTTCCTCTATCAAGATGCGCTCGAAAGTCACGTCATCCGGCCGAACACGATACTCCAAGACACGCAAGCGTACTACGCTATTCCCGGCGGGCAGCTCTACAGTCCCAGCGACTACTCCGAGACGTATCTGGGTCCCGTGCGGGTGCGCGTGGCTCTTGCGGATTCGCTCAACGTTCCGGCCGTGCGTGTTCTGTCGCTCACCGGTGTGGGAACGTTTCTCGACCGGCTGCGCGCGCTCGGGTTTGTCCACTTGGACAAGCCGGCGGAATTTTATGGCCTTGGTCTCACGTTGGGCTCGGGCGAGGTGAGCCTGTGGGAGCTGACGCACGCGTATCTCACTGCGGCGCGCTCGGGCGACGAGATTCCGCTGCGAGTGCTGCTAGCCGGCGCTGGAGATGCGAGCCCTCATGGAAGCGCCGTCGCCGCCGGCCGTCAGATCGGCGATCCGGCCGCCTGGCAACTCATCACCGACATGCTGGCCGATCCGCACGCTCGCGCCGCGTCGTTCGGTGTCGACTCCATGCTCGCGCCGCCATTTCCGGCGGCCGTCAAGACCGGAACATCGTCGGACTACCGCGACACGTGGACCGTGGGCTACACCACCGATTACACCGTCGGCGTTTGGGCCGGCAACTTCGACGGCCGCCCAATGCGGCGCGTTTCGGGTGTTGTGGGCGCTGCGCCGTTGTGGAACCGCATCATGCTGCATCTGCACGAGAGCCGCGATCCGGCGCCGTTCGCGCTTCCGGCGACGCTCGTGCGAGAACCGATCTGCGCGACGACCGGCAACGTTCCGGGCCCTAATTGTCCGGCGGTCGTCTCGGAGTATCTTTATCCCCAGGATCTAACGGGATATTTCCGCACGGCCATGCCGCCGGCTCGTTCGATCGGTACCGCCGCGACGATCGCATCGAAGCCGGTGGCCATGCATATTCCGCGCGTGCGGATCGTGTTTCCCCGGGAAGGCGACGAGTTCGTGCTGCACGCCACCAACGCGGGCGTCGAGATCGGCGATGCGCAAGCGCTCGAATTGCAGGCTGCGGCGGCGCCGAATTCGTATGTGCGGTGGCGCGTGAACGGCAAACCAATCGCAGCGCTGACCGCAAATGGGTTGCGCGCGATCTGGAAGTTGCGCGACGGCGCGTGGACGGTGGAGGCATCCGATGGCTCAGCAGCCGACCAAGTCCACATCTATGTGCGGCGCACCGTCGCTCAGCCGCTGCCCACCGGATTCTCGTTGCCGGGCCGATCCACGTAG